The segment TCAGCTGGTCGTCACTCCATCCGGCCGGGGAATCGGCCAGACCGCTCTTCACATCTTCCGACAGACTCACGCTCATGCAGCTCTTCTCTTTTTTAGCCAAAAAAAAGCCGGCTCAGCGCCGGCTTGATCTGTAATCGGGGAATTACCCTTCGGCGACGAGCACAGCAGGCAGCGTGTCATCTTTACGCAGGGTTAAAATCTCACAGCCGTTTTCCGTCACCACAATAGTATGCTCATACTGCGCGGACAAGCTGCGATCTTTGGTTTTTACCGTCCAGCCATCTTTCATGGTGCGGATGCGGTAATCGCCGGCGTTGACCATCGGCTCAACCGTAAAGGTCATGCCCGCCTGCAGCACCACGCCGCCGTCATCGGCATCGTAGTGCAGTACCTGAGGCTCTTCGTGGAATCCTTTGCCAATGCCATGCCCGCAATATTCCCGCACCACGGAGAAGTCGTTCGCTTCCACATATTTCTGAATCGCGCGGCCCAGCTCGCGCAGACGGATGCCGGGCTTAATCAGACGCAGGGAAAGATAGAGGCTCTCCTGGGTGATGCGGCACAGGCGCTCGCCCTGGATCGTCGGTTTGCCGACGATAAACATCTTAGAGGTATCGCCGTGATACTCATCTTTGATGACGGTGACATCGATATTGACGATATCGCCATCTTTTAACGGGCGATCGTCGCTGGGGATGCCGTGGCAGACCACTTCATTCACCGAAATGCAGACCGACTTTGGAAAGCCGTGATAGCCCAGACAGGCAGAAACCGCCTGCTGCTTTTGCGTGATGTGCTCGTGGCAGATGCGATCCAGCTCACCGGTCGTCACACCCGGCTGAACATAGGGTTCGATCATCTCCAGCACTTCAGCGGCCAGGCGGCCCGCAACGCGCATTTTTTCGATTTCTTCAGGGGTTTTGATTGAAATTGCCATTAAATTAATCCGCATTTGTCGAAAATTTCGACAATAATGAACTCTGTGCTGTCATGTTAGCAGCCCGTAAATGGGCTGCCAAATAGAGAACGCACTGGCCCCGGGCCGTGATCATTTATTGGCGTCCCCTGGCTGGTTGTGGTATAAAGCGCGCCGACGATTCTCTGTATGGCCGTTTCGGTCAGCAGGAAACGCATAACTCTCATTATGTGTAATAAAACACACATGTATCGACACATACGCCGGGGTGCCTTGAAAGAGGTCGGTCGTATGGGATACATGGAGGCCCAACCCCAATCAAAATTCAGAGGTAATCATGGCAACTGTTTCCATGCGCGACATGCTCCAGGCGGGTGTTCACTTCGGTCACCAGACCCGTTACTGGAACCCAAAAATGAAGCC is part of the Pantoea sp. Ep11b genome and harbors:
- the map gene encoding type I methionyl aminopeptidase; this encodes MAISIKTPEEIEKMRVAGRLAAEVLEMIEPYVQPGVTTGELDRICHEHITQKQQAVSACLGYHGFPKSVCISVNEVVCHGIPSDDRPLKDGDIVNIDVTVIKDEYHGDTSKMFIVGKPTIQGERLCRITQESLYLSLRLIKPGIRLRELGRAIQKYVEANDFSVVREYCGHGIGKGFHEEPQVLHYDADDGGVVLQAGMTFTVEPMVNAGDYRIRTMKDGWTVKTKDRSLSAQYEHTIVVTENGCEILTLRKDDTLPAVLVAEG